CCCAACCTGATCTACGAGGTGCGCAACGGCCAGGTGAGCCAGTGGGAGCCGCTGGCCCCCACCGACCTGGGGCTGCAGGCGGCCCCGCGCGAAGCCGTGCTGGGCGGCAGCGTGGCCGAGAACGTGGCGCTGGTGCGCGGCATCCTCTCGGGCGAGGTGCGCGGCCCCAAGCGCGACATCGTGCTGCTGAACGCCGCCGCCGCTATCTACGCCGCCGACCTAGCCGCCAGCCTGCCCGAGGCGCTGGCCCTGGCCACCGCCAGCGTCGATGGGGGCCGCGCCCACGAGCGGCTGGAGCGCATGCTCGCGGCCAGCGCGCAGGGCTAGCGCCCCACACACACGCGGCGGGCGCACCCAGCTGGTGGGTGCGCCCGCCGCACAGCACGCCGCCTTGGCGCGATTCTAGCCCGTCATTGCGATCAGCTCCAGGTGATTCTTGGGCACCCAGCCCCGCTCGCCGCAGCCATTCTCGGCCCAGTACCAACCGCCCTCCTCATCGAGCAGCACCAAGATCTCGCCCATATCGACCGTCAGCTCGCGGGCGTCGTAGTCGCGCCGCGCCTGCCCCGCGTCGCCGCGGATCTCTAGGTAGCTCTCGGGCACCCAGCCGCCCAGGCCCTGGCCGTTGGTGCACCACACATAGGCGGGCCACTGGGCATCGTTGGCCACCACCGTCACAACCTCGCCCGCGCAGAGAGTCAGCGGGTTGGGATAGATCATCTGATATGGTGTCGTCACACGAGCACGCTGTCCGGGTAGTGAAAGTATCAGGGTCATAGTGGTACTTCTTTCACACGTCTGTCTGTACGCCGCGATCGCGTGGCCCTACAGGAACGGTAGCAGCCAATGATGTAGGGCGCATCATAGCTCTCACGAGATGCTGCTATAAGCCATCCCTTTGCTCTATAGCGGATTCCGTACCATTAGGTTGCGAATCGATCGTACAGGTTGCCGCATGTCTCCAGCGGGCCTCGCCGAGTGACACCCGTGAGCGGGAGCCTGCGCTGCCCAGCTGCGCGCCCCGCCCATGGGCCAGCCAGCGAGCGCCGCGCTACAAGGCCATGCACACAGGCCAGTCGGCAGTACGCCCTGGAAAAGGCCCGAGCCACAAGCTTGCTGCGCCGCGTACTACTGAGTATACCGTTTTTTGGCCCAAGTTCTATCCCTCTTGCCGCAATATGGTACTATTTGGCCAAGTGTGCCAGAAGTGGAGAGCTACTGTGAACGTAACAAAAGCTGTTATCACCAGCGCCGCGCCTAACCAGCGCACCCTGCCGCTCCAGCGCCTCGTCGACCGCGACGGGGCCGCCAAGACG
This portion of the Chloroflexia bacterium SDU3-3 genome encodes:
- a CDS encoding peptide-binding protein, whose product is MTLILSLPGQRARVTTPYQMIYPNPLTLCAGEVVTVVANDAQWPAYVWCTNGQGLGGWVPESYLEIRGDAGQARRDYDARELTVDMGEILVLLDEEGGWYWAENGCGERGWVPKNHLELIAMTG